The Ailuropoda melanoleuca isolate Jingjing chromosome 15, ASM200744v2, whole genome shotgun sequence genomic sequence GGAAGCACGTGACCCGGGCGGCGGGAAGGGGACGCGCACGCCTTGGGTCGCGCTTGGCAGGGGTCACGCCCTGACCCGACTGGGGCTCAGCGGCCCCGGCTGGGCGTTTGGCCGGAACTGGGAGCAAGGCGGTAGCCCTGTGGGAGTCGTTCCGCGGGCGGGAGCGGGCCTGGGGCTGCCGGGGCCTCGCGGCGTCCGGGCGCATTGGCTGCCGGGAGACGGAGCCCGCGCCGAGCGTCGCGGCGCCGACACGTGCGGAGGACAGCTGAGGGACGCGGCGAGCCCGGCTCCGCTGTCCACGCGGGCTGAGGCGGCCCCTCCGACCGGCGCGGTGAGGGTAGTGCGGGGCAGCAGCGAgcggggcagggaagggagtCGCCAGCAGCTTACCGCTGGAGGCCATGGGGGCCCTGGTTTTCTGAGACGCAGACAGGATTCCTGTCCCCGTTTCACAGAAGACTCAGGGTTAAGTCCGAGACCCTGCGACTGGTAGGGGACACAGGTGGAACCCGAGCGCCCAGGCTTTTCATTCCGGATCCAGCTTGTTTCCTCAGCGCGGCTGCGTCCGTCGTGGATTAGCTGGCCTCCGTTTCTTGAGCATCGCGatcttagttttcattttcaaggaTTTAATCGTCCCACCTCCAGGTTTGAAAGAATCCATCAGTGGTGATCTGGAAAGAGCAGATCAAGGAAGGAAAGCTGAACCACGGATCTCGAGCAGGCAGGGCGAGCGTGAGGACTGTGCTAGAGAACGTTCCCGAGCGGCCGCAGCTGGAGAACCGTGGGCCCCGTGTCCGGGGTGCCTGTGCGGGTTTGCGCAGGAGCTGAGGCAGTTGAGaatttcattcttaatttatAAGTGTGAGTAGCAAATGCCACGAACCCAGGAGCCGTGCGTTGTTATGAAGGGCCCCCTGTGGGCCCTCAGTAAGCGTGGGTGGCCGAGTCTCCGATTTATAGCTCAGCTTCCACCGCGGGACTCTTCTGTTATCGCCTTTGTCTCCCATATCCACCCGTCTTGTCGtggggcggaggggagggaaggaaaagctcATCAGGACAGTCGCAAAATTGTGCTGCTTTGTCCTTGATGTGACCTGCTGTGCAGgactcacccctccctccccacccccgcaatTCCTAAGTGTCCCTGAAGGAATGTCATTCATGCACAGCAGCGGCCCTCATCCTCCGTTGTAATGGGACAGGtgccattctctcttctcttttgtggCTCTCTGGGGAGTTGTCTCTGGTCACCGCCACTGCCACATTCAGTGGCTCCCCCACTGATAATGACCAAAGATGCCACAGGCTCGTCAGCCTGAGGCACACCTGTCCCGAGGGCTCTGCCTGCCACCACAGCCAAGAGGTGCTGGGCCTAGTGATGCCAGTGCTGGTCCTCCATGGACCCTGTGCTAAGGCAGTTCTGTTTTGGCAGCCTCCTCTTCCGAGGAGTCGGCCTTGATTGAATTCATGCCACTTGGATCGGGGATGATCTGAAAGTTGGACTTTACTGTGTTAAAAACACCTCCCAGGAGGCTGCATTGTTGTC encodes the following:
- the LOC105238883 gene encoding uncharacterized protein LOC105238883 isoform X1; the protein is MASSGKLLATPFPAPLAAAPHYPHRAGRRGRLSPRGQRSRARRVPQLSSARVGAATLGAGSVSRQPMRPDAARPRQPQARSRPRNDSHRATALLPVPAKRPAGAAEPQSGQGVTPAKRDPRRARPLPAARVTCFRGGRERGSLAGFAETELQRPFARRQPGVLLPRQGASHTGRTSKRCSQLFPPCALRHTARMQLCAARRWSPHPMLSLLDVQPAAL